Proteins from a single region of Campylobacter sp. RM16704:
- the mrdA gene encoding penicillin-binding protein 2 has translation MRMRLVMGFIGCFFILLLARVYYISIKSNAYYDEIAKQNAIKTQFLAPIRGQILDIKGRPLAVNKLGFTISIKPYLYIKKNNNIFLEQELQAIVQAFPDLNITKLKKTYIKGDSYYNQDYIEVVPFIEYDMMIKHFTKLNLRENMQVKSTTQRFYPYNDLASHVIGYVGKANLNDMNENEIARLTSYVGRSGIERSYNDILQGQKGEKISKVDALNKEIEELSYKRPISSNITLNIDLDLQEYLAALFENLAGAAIIMDVNSGAILAAGSFPEYNLNPFVTGITQEEWNRLSNDLNHPFTNKLINGLYPPGSVVKMGTALAFLNSGKFNENQKFLCDSNFELGGRKFRCWKTIGHGFMDMNDAIRESCDVYFYKGALEVGIDIISSVFERIGFGEKTGVDLPNEFIGTVPSKMWKKEKYNQPWYQGETLNTSIGQGDFLATPMQVAKFTAMIATSKNVTPHFLYNIDDNITKLNFDNNNNNNKGVFTTFELSKLPLLRRAMYEVANEQGGTTARYLKNLPITIAAKTGTAQVVGISQSEKKRIKEEDLEYFLRSHAWITSYAPYEKPQYVVVLLIEHGKSGSSTGGPMLAKIYQKLIDLGYIDKKYIKKKVK, from the coding sequence ATGCGTATGCGTTTGGTAATGGGCTTTATAGGTTGTTTTTTTATACTTTTGCTTGCTAGAGTGTATTATATTAGTATAAAATCAAATGCATATTATGATGAAATTGCAAAACAAAACGCTATAAAAACGCAATTTTTAGCACCAATAAGAGGGCAAATTTTAGATATAAAAGGAAGACCTTTAGCTGTAAATAAATTGGGTTTTACTATATCTATAAAACCTTATTTATATATTAAGAAAAATAATAATATTTTTTTAGAACAAGAATTACAAGCTATAGTACAAGCTTTTCCAGATTTAAATATCACTAAATTAAAAAAAACATACATTAAAGGTGATTCTTATTATAACCAAGACTATATAGAAGTGGTACCTTTTATTGAGTATGATATGATGATAAAACATTTTACCAAACTTAATTTACGTGAAAACATGCAAGTGAAATCTACAACTCAAAGATTTTATCCATATAATGATTTAGCTAGTCATGTTATAGGTTATGTTGGAAAAGCAAATTTAAATGATATGAATGAAAATGAAATAGCAAGACTTACTAGTTATGTAGGACGTAGTGGTATTGAGCGATCATATAATGATATTTTGCAAGGTCAAAAAGGTGAAAAAATTAGTAAAGTCGATGCCTTAAATAAAGAAATCGAAGAACTTTCGTATAAAAGACCTATTTCTAGTAATATAACATTGAATATTGATCTTGATTTGCAAGAATATCTAGCTGCTCTTTTTGAAAATTTAGCAGGTGCTGCTATTATTATGGATGTAAATAGTGGTGCTATTTTAGCTGCTGGAAGTTTTCCTGAATATAACCTTAATCCTTTTGTTACTGGTATTACTCAAGAAGAATGGAATAGACTTTCTAATGATTTAAATCATCCTTTTACTAATAAACTTATTAATGGGCTTTATCCCCCAGGCTCTGTTGTTAAAATGGGAACAGCATTAGCCTTTTTAAATAGCGGAAAATTCAATGAAAATCAAAAATTTTTATGTGATTCAAATTTTGAACTAGGTGGTAGAAAATTTAGATGTTGGAAAACAATAGGACATGGTTTTATGGATATGAATGATGCTATTAGAGAAAGTTGTGATGTGTATTTTTACAAAGGTGCTTTAGAAGTTGGAATTGATATCATTAGTTCTGTTTTTGAAAGAATTGGTTTTGGAGAAAAAACAGGAGTAGATTTGCCTAATGAATTTATCGGAACTGTTCCTAGCAAAATGTGGAAAAAAGAAAAATACAACCAACCTTGGTATCAAGGAGAAACTTTAAATACTAGCATAGGACAGGGTGATTTTTTAGCTACTCCTATGCAAGTAGCTAAATTTACAGCTATGATAGCAACATCAAAAAATGTTACTCCACATTTTTTGTATAACATAGATGATAATATCACAAAATTAAATTTTGATAATAATAATAATAATAATAAAGGTGTTTTTACTACCTTTGAACTTTCAAAATTACCACTTTTGAGGCGTGCAATGTATGAAGTGGCTAATGAACAAGGCGGTACAACTGCAAGATATTTGAAAAATTTACCTATAACCATAGCAGCAAAAACAGGAACTGCTCAAGTAGTAGGGATTTCGCAAAGCGAGAAAAAACGTATTAAAGAAGAAGATTTAGAGTATTTTTTAAGATCACATGCTTGGATCACTTCTTATGCTCCTTATGAAAAGCCTCAATATGTTGTTGTGCTTTTAATAGAACATGGAAAAAGCGGTAGTAGTACAGGTGGTCCTATGCTTGCTAAAATTTATCAAAAACTTATAGATTTAGGATATATAGATAAAAAATATATCAAGAAAAAAGTTAAATAA
- the tatC gene encoding twin-arginine translocase subunit TatC, whose product MFEELKPHLVELRKRLFISVTCVVVMFFVCFSFNSYIINILKAPVEAVLPEISKQMTFVELQEPLFTAMKVSFFTAFLISLPIIFWQFWKFVAPGLYDNEKKLVVPFVSFASIMFALGALFCYYIVIPLAFKFLIDFGVQTQDFKPLISIGLYVGFFTKLVIAFGLAFEMPVITFFFAKLGLIDDAFLKKHFRVSVLVIFVFSAMMTPPDVVSQFLMAVPLCGLYGISIYIAKKVNSSKKEDNENE is encoded by the coding sequence ATGTTTGAAGAATTAAAACCGCATTTAGTAGAACTTAGGAAAAGATTATTTATAAGCGTAACTTGTGTTGTTGTAATGTTTTTTGTATGCTTTAGTTTTAACAGTTATATTATAAATATACTTAAAGCTCCAGTTGAAGCTGTTTTGCCTGAAATTTCAAAACAAATGACTTTCGTTGAATTGCAAGAGCCTTTATTTACAGCTATGAAAGTCTCATTTTTTACAGCTTTTTTAATTTCTTTGCCGATAATTTTTTGGCAATTTTGGAAATTTGTTGCACCTGGTCTTTATGATAATGAAAAAAAACTAGTGGTTCCTTTTGTAAGCTTTGCTAGTATTATGTTTGCTCTTGGAGCCTTGTTTTGCTACTACATAGTTATACCTTTAGCTTTTAAATTTTTAATTGACTTTGGGGTACAAACTCAAGATTTTAAACCTTTAATTAGTATAGGTTTGTATGTAGGATTTTTTACTAAACTGGTGATTGCTTTTGGATTAGCATTTGAAATGCCTGTAATAACTTTTTTCTTTGCTAAACTTGGACTTATTGATGATGCTTTTTTGAAAAAACATTTTAGAGTTTCAGTATTGGTAATTTTTGTTTTTTCAGCTATGATGACACCACCTGATGTTGTATCACAATTTTTAATGGCAGTGCCTTTATGTGGACTTTATGGAATTTCAATTTATATAGCTAAAAAGGTTAATTCTAGCAAAAAAGAAGATAATGAAAATGAATGA
- a CDS encoding permease codes for MLIFFKEHLKKESFITYIKAIILGSLTPFCSCSSIPLLNAFLKAKVPLGVCIAYLITSPLINPVIVVMFIASFGFKFSLFYIGFLFFVIILIAFFVSKINTQIFLTKIL; via the coding sequence ATGCTAATTTTTTTTAAAGAACATTTAAAAAAAGAATCTTTTATAACTTATATTAAAGCAATTATTTTAGGTAGTTTAACTCCTTTTTGTTCATGTTCTAGTATTCCGCTTTTAAATGCTTTTTTAAAAGCTAAAGTACCTCTTGGAGTTTGCATAGCTTATCTTATCACTTCACCTTTGATTAATCCTGTTATAGTTGTTATGTTTATAGCAAGTTTTGGGTTTAAATTTTCATTATTTTATATAGGCTTTTTGTTTTTTGTAATTATATTAATTGCGTTTTTTGTTTCTAAAATAAATACTCAAATTTTTTTAACAAAGATTTTGTAA
- the yihA gene encoding ribosome biogenesis GTP-binding protein YihA/YsxC yields the protein MILNAKFLTSASKIDEAPQSIYAEIAFLGRSNVGKSSLINTLCKNKNLAKSSSTPGKTQLINFFEVDCKKDEDKFKLMFIDLPGFGYAKVSKKTKAIWNKNLDEFLKERNSIKLFIHLVDSRHDNLDIDANLDLYLDSFIRGDQKKITVFTKVDKLNQSQKTKILNANKNAIMVSNLKKSGIDKLEQKIILESLGFNEE from the coding sequence ATGATTTTAAATGCTAAATTTTTAACTTCTGCTTCTAAAATAGATGAGGCACCACAGTCTATATATGCAGAAATTGCATTCTTGGGACGTTCTAATGTAGGAAAAAGTTCTTTAATCAATACGCTTTGTAAAAATAAGAATCTAGCAAAAAGTTCTTCTACTCCAGGTAAAACTCAGCTTATTAATTTTTTTGAAGTCGATTGTAAAAAAGATGAGGATAAATTTAAGCTAATGTTTATCGATTTACCTGGTTTTGGTTATGCTAAAGTGAGTAAAAAAACCAAGGCTATTTGGAATAAAAACCTAGATGAATTTTTAAAAGAGCGCAATTCTATTAAACTTTTTATTCATCTAGTGGATTCAAGACATGATAATTTGGATATCGATGCTAATTTGGATCTATATTTAGATTCTTTTATTAGAGGGGATCAAAAAAAAATAACGGTTTTTACAAAAGTAGATAAGCTTAATCAAAGCCAAAAAACAAAAATATTAAATGCAAATAAAAATGCCATCATGGTTTCAAATTTGAAAAAAAGTGGTATTGATAAATTAGAACAAAAAATCATCTTAGAGAGCTTGGGTTTTAATGAGGAGTAG
- the lptA gene encoding lipopolysaccharide transport periplasmic protein LptA: protein MVFRAIVFLCLINIFALGVQKIEVYAKDFYLDEKNEMSVLTGDVEVKKGKDILNSQKLIIYMKNKRPIKYIATNNAKFKITMKDKIYYGSGNEFVYNVNKDTYEINGNAKITEEQTNKELFGDKIIIDRKNMTYRVFSKDKNPVKFVFEVKE from the coding sequence ATGGTTTTTAGAGCAATAGTTTTTTTATGTTTAATTAATATATTTGCCTTAGGTGTGCAAAAAATAGAAGTCTATGCAAAAGATTTTTATTTAGATGAAAAAAATGAGATGAGTGTTTTAACTGGTGATGTTGAAGTAAAAAAAGGCAAAGATATTTTAAATTCACAAAAATTAATTATTTATATGAAAAATAAGCGACCTATAAAATATATAGCTACAAATAATGCAAAATTTAAAATAACAATGAAAGATAAAATATACTATGGGAGCGGAAACGAATTTGTTTATAATGTAAATAAAGATACCTACGAAATTAATGGTAATGCTAAAATCACAGAAGAACAAACTAATAAAGAATTGTTTGGTGATAAAATTATAATTGATAGAAAAAATATGACATATAGAGTTTTTAGTAAAGATAAAAATCCTGTTAAATTTGTTTTTGAAGTAAAAGAATGA
- the queA gene encoding tRNA preQ1(34) S-adenosylmethionine ribosyltransferase-isomerase QueA produces the protein MKMNEKDLLLSNYDYNLPAELIANYPILPKENAKLLVYERSKDQISHLHFKDLAKILPPCDIVFNDTKVIKARIYGVKENGSKIELFINNPLQHNDFLVQIRGKVKDEQILYFENSLKAKIKKINTDGTRVVEFFNDEKIFNHHEVFEILEEIGHIPLPPYIKRADETDDSINYQSIFAKNQGAVAAPTASLHFNKTMISELKNNHHNIYTITLHVGAGTFKGVECENIKDHKMHSEFFYINDETCALIDSSKKILGVGTTVTRCIEYYHRKKTKEGFCDLFLHPQNKPQRLDYLLTNFHLPKSTLIMLVASFIGREKTLEIYNEAILNKYQFYSYGDGMLFI, from the coding sequence ATGAAAATGAATGAAAAAGATCTTTTGCTTTCTAATTATGATTATAACCTACCAGCTGAACTTATAGCAAATTATCCTATTTTACCTAAAGAAAATGCAAAACTTTTAGTATATGAAAGAAGCAAAGATCAAATTTCACATTTACATTTTAAGGACTTAGCTAAAATTTTACCACCTTGTGACATTGTTTTTAATGATACAAAAGTAATTAAAGCAAGAATTTATGGAGTTAAAGAAAATGGAAGCAAAATAGAGCTTTTTATAAACAATCCATTACAACATAATGATTTTTTAGTTCAAATTCGCGGTAAAGTTAAAGATGAGCAAATTTTATATTTTGAAAATTCTTTAAAAGCTAAAATCAAAAAAATCAATACAGATGGCACTAGGGTTGTAGAATTTTTTAATGATGAAAAAATCTTTAACCATCATGAAGTTTTCGAAATTTTAGAAGAAATCGGACACATACCTTTACCTCCATATATCAAAAGAGCTGATGAGACTGATGATAGTATAAATTATCAAAGTATTTTTGCAAAAAATCAAGGGGCAGTTGCTGCACCTACTGCTAGTTTACATTTTAACAAAACAATGATAAGTGAACTTAAAAATAATCATCACAATATCTACACTATCACGCTACATGTTGGAGCTGGAACTTTTAAAGGTGTAGAATGTGAAAATATCAAAGATCATAAAATGCATTCAGAATTTTTTTATATCAATGATGAAACTTGTGCTTTGATTGATTCTTCTAAAAAAATACTGGGTGTTGGTACAACCGTTACTAGGTGTATAGAGTATTATCATAGAAAAAAAACAAAAGAAGGTTTTTGTGATTTATTTTTACATCCACAAAATAAACCTCAAAGACTTGATTATTTACTTACTAATTTTCACTTACCAAAATCAACACTTATTATGCTTGTAGCTTCTTTCATCGGTAGAGAAAAAACTTTAGAAATTTATAATGAAGCCATTTTGAATAAATACCAATTTTATTCATATGGCGATGGAATGTTGTTTATTTAA